In a genomic window of Streptomyces pristinaespiralis:
- a CDS encoding response regulator transcription factor, giving the protein MTRILIVDDQDEIRAGIRAMLRLDPGLVVVGDLSDGLQVVPFLRDHPVDLVLMDIRMPGIDGVEATRRIRAEHPPEKTRVIVLTTFDQDDIVLAALRAGANGFLSKTVSPAELVAGITEVVGGGGALSAAATAALIGHMTDSPPPLIDKELLRRFSALTPRERDVVVLVASGLGNDEIAAQMSVSPFTVKTHAVRAMTKVGARDRAQLVSFAFRAGLYP; this is encoded by the coding sequence ATGACACGCATTCTGATCGTCGACGACCAGGACGAGATCAGGGCCGGGATCCGGGCGATGCTCCGGCTCGACCCGGGTCTCGTCGTCGTGGGGGATCTCTCCGACGGACTCCAGGTCGTCCCCTTCCTCCGGGACCACCCCGTCGACCTGGTGCTGATGGACATCCGGATGCCCGGCATCGACGGTGTCGAAGCCACCCGCCGGATCAGGGCGGAGCATCCGCCCGAGAAGACGCGGGTGATCGTGCTGACCACCTTCGACCAGGACGACATCGTCCTCGCCGCCCTGCGCGCGGGCGCCAACGGCTTCCTGAGCAAGACCGTGAGCCCTGCCGAACTCGTCGCCGGAATCACCGAGGTCGTGGGCGGCGGCGGTGCGCTGTCGGCCGCCGCGACGGCCGCGCTCATCGGTCACATGACCGACAGTCCGCCCCCGCTGATCGACAAGGAACTGCTGCGGCGCTTCAGCGCTCTGACGCCCAGGGAGCGGGACGTGGTCGTTCTGGTCGCCAGCGGTCTCGGCAACGACGAGATCGCGGCCCAGATGTCCGTGTCACCGTTCACCGTGAAGACGCATGCGGTCCGAGCCATGACGAAAGTCGGCGCCCGCGACCGGGCCCAACTGGTCTCCTTCGCCTTCCGGGCCGGCCTCTACCCCTGA
- a CDS encoding sensor histidine kinase, whose protein sequence is MVKAQNSQDGPAAPLWVRRPEVLHRVAYAVAALVFTGQIVAAAVRGADWPTALSVLLAGGGVALSWWRPWAGLVVTSAASFAVTAVGDDPLSVWMMAVLVLFSVTLRGKQPLAGTGIVAAFFLGAFMTVGGFRGGAVVGAAALFSAMAGGATGAALRIHREHWWTLDERAEIAIATREIEATRRVTEERLRIARDLHDVIGHQVAMLSLHLGAAEIGLPEDAESSRQALVSARSSARTVVVETQRILALLRLGDDVSGDEALRPTPALSGLDGLIASFESIGLDVRRSIDIPAGFVEPSVGVTVYRVVQEALTNAYRHGEGTATVDVREHDGTIRVTVENRVGHSPRGSDPGSGLGLVGMRERVESSNGRLTIDSHDGRFRVHAEFSPLGAVLR, encoded by the coding sequence ATGGTCAAGGCGCAGAACAGTCAGGACGGGCCCGCGGCACCGCTGTGGGTCCGACGCCCCGAGGTGCTGCACCGGGTCGCCTACGCGGTGGCAGCGCTGGTGTTCACCGGGCAGATCGTGGCGGCGGCAGTGAGGGGGGCGGACTGGCCGACGGCCCTCTCCGTGCTCCTCGCCGGCGGCGGCGTAGCCCTCTCGTGGTGGAGGCCGTGGGCAGGACTGGTCGTGACGAGTGCGGCGTCCTTCGCCGTCACAGCGGTGGGTGACGACCCCCTGTCGGTGTGGATGATGGCGGTGCTCGTGCTGTTCTCGGTCACCCTCAGGGGAAAGCAGCCGCTGGCCGGGACCGGCATCGTGGCGGCATTCTTCCTGGGGGCGTTCATGACCGTCGGAGGATTCCGCGGCGGGGCGGTCGTGGGAGCCGCCGCCCTCTTCTCCGCCATGGCGGGAGGTGCGACGGGGGCCGCGCTCCGTATCCACCGGGAGCACTGGTGGACCCTGGACGAACGGGCCGAGATCGCCATCGCCACCCGCGAGATCGAAGCCACCCGACGAGTGACGGAGGAACGTCTCCGTATCGCCCGGGACCTCCACGACGTCATCGGCCACCAGGTCGCGATGCTGAGCCTGCACCTCGGTGCGGCGGAGATCGGACTGCCCGAGGACGCCGAGTCCTCCCGGCAGGCCCTCGTCTCTGCCAGGTCCAGCGCCCGTACCGTCGTCGTCGAGACGCAACGCATCCTCGCGCTGCTCCGCCTCGGGGACGACGTCTCCGGCGACGAGGCGCTCCGGCCGACCCCGGCGCTCAGCGGCCTGGACGGACTCATCGCCTCTTTCGAAAGCATCGGCCTCGACGTCCGGCGCTCCATCGACATCCCGGCCGGCTTCGTGGAGCCGAGCGTCGGCGTGACGGTCTACCGGGTCGTTCAGGAAGCGCTCACGAACGCCTACCGGCACGGAGAAGGGACGGCGACGGTGGATGTGCGGGAGCACGACGGCACGATCCGCGTCACCGTGGAGAACCGTGTCGGTCACTCCCCGCGCGGCTCCGACCCGGGCAGCGGACTCGGACTCGTGGGGATGCGTGAACGCGTCGAGTCCTCCAACGGGCGGCTGACGATCGACAGCCACGACGGGCGATTCCGGGTCCACGCGGAGTTCAGCCCGCTGGGAGCGGTCCTCCGATGA
- a CDS encoding DUF308 domain-containing protein: MTQTTVTSTTSATAATTSSGLRSLHLIRVAFSLIWVALVFTTSATLVSADEPTMIAAVLLVVYPLWDAVATLIERRLAGTGSTNGVSTVNIGLGLATTAGMIVAVFSTIGTALLVFGVWALLSGAIQLVVAIRRRRTVGAQWPMAVSGGQSVLAGAVIAATSASAASNLSTVAGYSAFGAFWFLVSVVALSIRGRRGKR; the protein is encoded by the coding sequence ATGACTCAGACCACCGTAACCTCGACCACTTCGGCCACGGCCGCGACGACGTCCTCCGGGCTCCGATCGCTCCACCTGATCCGAGTCGCCTTCTCCCTGATCTGGGTGGCACTCGTCTTCACGACCTCCGCCACGCTCGTGTCGGCGGACGAGCCCACGATGATCGCGGCAGTGCTGCTCGTCGTCTACCCCCTGTGGGACGCCGTCGCCACGCTGATCGAGCGCCGCCTGGCCGGCACCGGCTCCACGAACGGCGTCAGCACCGTCAACATCGGTCTCGGCCTCGCCACCACCGCCGGGATGATCGTCGCCGTCTTCTCCACGATCGGGACGGCCCTCCTCGTGTTCGGCGTCTGGGCCCTCCTCTCCGGAGCCATCCAGCTCGTCGTGGCGATCCGGCGCCGGCGCACCGTCGGCGCCCAGTGGCCGATGGCCGTCAGCGGCGGACAGTCCGTACTCGCCGGCGCCGTCATCGCCGCCACGTCCGCCTCGGCGGCGAGCAACCTGTCCACCGTGGCCGGCTACTCGGCGTTCGGCGCCTTCTGGTTCCTCGTCTCCGTCGTCGCCCTGAGCATCCGCGGCCGACGCGGAAAGCGTTGA
- a CDS encoding VOC family protein, whose product MTIQRMDNVGIVVDDLEAAVAFFTELGMELEGEAQIEGTVADRMLGLDGVRSAIAMMRTPDGHGKLELTKFHAPAAVTAGPLNPPPNTLGLHRVMFAVDDIDDTIVRLRRHGAELLGEVAQYENVYRLCNLRGPSGIIVALAERIGRAH is encoded by the coding sequence GTGACGATTCAGCGGATGGACAACGTAGGCATCGTCGTCGACGACCTCGAGGCTGCCGTCGCCTTCTTCACCGAGCTCGGCATGGAGCTGGAAGGCGAAGCGCAGATCGAGGGAACCGTGGCGGACCGGATGCTCGGCCTGGACGGGGTCCGCAGCGCCATCGCGATGATGCGCACCCCGGACGGCCACGGCAAGCTGGAGCTGACGAAGTTCCACGCCCCCGCGGCGGTCACTGCCGGACCGCTCAACCCGCCACCCAACACTCTGGGCCTGCACCGTGTCATGTTCGCCGTCGACGACATCGACGACACGATCGTCCGCCTGCGCCGCCATGGCGCCGAGCTCCTCGGCGAGGTGGCGCAGTACGAGAACGTCTACCGGCTCTGCAACCTCCGCGGCCCCTCGGGAATCATCGTCGCCCTGGCCGAACGGATCGGCCGGGCGCACTGA
- a CDS encoding HAD family hydrolase — protein sequence MTRARMGSCLAVAVLLLPLGGYGLARMGVAPEGTPIVLGLLSAIAGFVVLPSLCEERVPFRHSSSRLTAHTLTGERSVDLDRITTVRLLTTFSYGSAYRTLLVRDAHGVRLGITTERSRRKLRRAIEKADANDARGAPGPRVSRAARAHLGLPPRRGLVVHTVLAFLLLTVSSSLYVVAVLRLGGQ from the coding sequence GTGACGCGTGCACGCATGGGTTCGTGCCTGGCGGTGGCGGTCCTCCTGCTGCCTCTCGGTGGCTACGGGCTGGCGAGAATGGGGGTGGCCCCCGAAGGCACACCGATCGTGCTCGGCCTACTGTCCGCGATCGCCGGCTTCGTCGTCCTACCCTCACTGTGCGAGGAGCGCGTACCGTTCCGGCACTCATCGTCGCGCTTGACTGCGCACACCCTGACCGGCGAACGGTCCGTCGACCTCGACCGGATCACCACGGTCCGGCTACTGACGACCTTCTCGTACGGCAGCGCGTACCGGACCCTGCTGGTGCGCGACGCCCACGGCGTGCGGCTGGGTATCACGACCGAGAGAAGCCGCAGGAAGCTGCGCCGAGCGATCGAGAAGGCGGACGCGAACGACGCGCGAGGCGCCCCGGGGCCCCGTGTGAGCCGTGCGGCCCGGGCACATCTGGGCCTTCCCCCAAGGCGAGGGCTCGTCGTCCACACGGTTCTCGCCTTTCTGCTTCTGACGGTGTCCTCGAGCCTGTACGTGGTCGCTGTACTCCGACTCGGCGGGCAGTAA
- a CDS encoding DUF1062 domain-containing protein → MLNNWVVVPTCLPLVLRHCHACASRRFRASGKFRVNANHKLIDAWLLVLCTTCGDTAKLSVLERMNVRSVRPELLDRLHDNDLGLTAELLQDPVVRRRNRIALDWDGAWRLDTGGSDHLGREVIDISVRFAARIPVRPVRLIAEGCGLSRAEVERLITEGKLVSAVRLSGKLSGDFTFTLKR, encoded by the coding sequence GTGCTCAACAACTGGGTCGTCGTGCCCACCTGCCTTCCGCTCGTCCTCCGCCACTGTCACGCGTGTGCGTCCCGGCGCTTCCGGGCGAGCGGAAAATTCCGCGTCAACGCGAACCACAAGCTCATCGACGCCTGGCTCCTCGTGCTCTGCACCACGTGCGGGGACACCGCGAAGCTCTCCGTCCTGGAGCGGATGAATGTCCGCTCCGTACGGCCTGAACTTCTGGACCGGCTGCATGACAACGACCTCGGCCTGACAGCCGAGTTGCTTCAGGATCCGGTCGTGCGGCGCCGCAACCGCATCGCCCTCGACTGGGACGGCGCCTGGCGCCTCGACACCGGCGGATCGGATCACCTGGGCCGCGAGGTGATCGACATCTCGGTCCGCTTCGCGGCGCGGATCCCTGTCCGGCCGGTGCGGCTGATCGCTGAAGGTTGCGGTCTGTCGCGGGCCGAGGTCGAAAGACTGATCACGGAGGGGAAGCTCGTCTCCGCGGTCCGGTTGAGCGGCAAGCTCTCCGGCGACTTCACCTTCACGCTCAAGCGCTGA
- a CDS encoding ASCH domain-containing protein — MWPRIDGLRTLDLGVPGELRGTRNALVLTGRKRATAGLLEADRTEGEEPETVGERLVLVGSDGQRVTEVVVESVDITPLGSVPWDFARAEGEGDADLAEWRAGHIAYWQSVGRTVDDRTDIVCVRFALAPPT, encoded by the coding sequence ATGTGGCCACGTATCGACGGACTTCGGACCCTGGACCTCGGCGTTCCCGGCGAACTGCGGGGCACGCGCAACGCGTTGGTGCTCACGGGGCGGAAGCGGGCCACGGCGGGGCTGCTGGAGGCCGACAGGACCGAGGGCGAGGAGCCCGAGACGGTGGGCGAGCGGCTGGTCCTGGTCGGCAGCGACGGGCAGCGGGTGACCGAAGTGGTCGTGGAATCCGTGGACATCACGCCGCTGGGTTCCGTCCCCTGGGACTTCGCCAGGGCGGAGGGGGAAGGGGACGCCGACCTCGCGGAGTGGCGTGCCGGCCACATCGCCTACTGGCAGAGCGTCGGCCGGACCGTCGACGACAGGACGGACATCGTCTGCGTGCGCTTCGCGCTCGCGCCGCCCACCTGA
- a CDS encoding vWA domain-containing protein: MKTAARKKGDKPDPAAEAFAAGLAMVKRNPAFAAVEADFCRQGKCAATPAGGLAAVDSNGVVHVHPTKRASPEEWAWTLAHCLLHLGFGHVPAADERLREQPDRFDLAARCTVVNRFLLTFPVGSPPGHAPGTYQGGDEELLAARWRRDGIPAAYRHCGTAGEHPDQVLTTWRAWGSSAVPDWETAFARALTRSVSAAMDVAGGRRDRVTGERLPQRPWDRALNWFVSSYPLLGGIAAGLTVVADAELARAQDISVAAVSSTAGEIYVNPLRTFTDEQWQFILAHEMLHAALRHGERRGMRDPLLFNVAADFVVNGWLVEMRVGEMPEGLLHDPELKDLSVEEVYDRIATDLRRRRRLATLRGKGMGDILGDPLPHAASRPYADLDDFYRRGLVQGFDLHQYGERGLLPAGLVQEIRALAHPPVPWDARLARWFDEYVPRPEPVRSYARPARRQASTPDIPRAGRYFPQEEVPRCTFGVVLDTSGSMNSALLGKALGAIASYAEARDVPAARVVFCDAAAYDAGYVPPVEIAGRVRVRGRGGTVLQPGIDLLHRAGDFPANAPALVITDGWRDTLRIRREHAFLIPQGASLPFTPRGPVFRLT, encoded by the coding sequence ATGAAGACGGCCGCCCGGAAGAAGGGCGACAAGCCCGATCCCGCCGCCGAGGCCTTCGCGGCGGGGCTCGCCATGGTCAAGCGCAATCCGGCCTTCGCCGCGGTCGAGGCCGACTTCTGCCGGCAGGGCAAGTGTGCCGCCACCCCGGCCGGCGGGCTGGCGGCCGTCGACTCGAACGGCGTCGTCCACGTCCACCCCACCAAGCGGGCGAGCCCCGAGGAGTGGGCGTGGACGCTCGCGCACTGCCTGCTGCACCTCGGCTTCGGCCATGTGCCGGCGGCCGACGAGAGGCTGCGCGAGCAGCCCGACCGGTTCGACCTCGCCGCCCGCTGCACGGTCGTCAACCGCTTCCTGCTCACGTTCCCGGTGGGCAGCCCGCCCGGCCACGCCCCGGGGACGTACCAGGGCGGCGACGAGGAACTGCTCGCGGCACGCTGGCGCCGCGACGGCATCCCCGCCGCCTACCGGCACTGCGGCACCGCCGGTGAGCACCCCGACCAGGTCCTGACCACCTGGCGGGCATGGGGCTCGTCCGCGGTGCCCGACTGGGAGACCGCCTTCGCCCGCGCGCTCACCCGCAGCGTGTCGGCCGCCATGGACGTGGCGGGCGGCCGGCGCGACCGCGTCACCGGTGAACGTCTGCCGCAGCGGCCCTGGGACCGGGCGCTGAACTGGTTCGTCTCCTCGTACCCGCTGCTGGGCGGGATCGCGGCCGGCCTCACCGTCGTCGCTGACGCCGAACTCGCCCGCGCACAGGACATCTCCGTCGCCGCCGTGAGCTCCACCGCGGGCGAGATCTACGTCAATCCGCTGCGGACCTTCACCGACGAGCAGTGGCAGTTCATCCTCGCCCACGAGATGCTGCACGCCGCCCTGCGCCACGGCGAACGCCGGGGCATGCGCGACCCGTTGCTCTTCAACGTCGCCGCCGACTTCGTCGTCAACGGCTGGCTGGTGGAGATGCGCGTCGGCGAGATGCCGGAAGGGCTGCTGCACGACCCGGAGCTGAAGGACCTGTCGGTGGAGGAGGTCTACGACCGCATCGCCACCGATCTGCGCCGCCGCCGCAGGCTCGCGACCCTGCGGGGCAAGGGCATGGGCGACATCCTCGGCGACCCGCTGCCCCACGCGGCCTCCCGCCCCTACGCCGACCTGGACGACTTCTACCGGCGCGGTCTGGTCCAGGGCTTCGACCTGCACCAGTACGGGGAACGCGGTCTGCTGCCCGCCGGGCTGGTCCAGGAGATCCGCGCGCTGGCCCATCCGCCGGTGCCGTGGGACGCGCGGCTCGCCCGCTGGTTCGACGAGTACGTCCCCCGGCCCGAGCCGGTGCGCTCCTACGCCCGCCCGGCGCGGCGGCAGGCGTCCACCCCCGACATCCCGCGCGCCGGACGGTACTTCCCGCAGGAGGAGGTCCCGCGCTGCACCTTCGGCGTCGTGCTCGACACGTCCGGCTCGATGAACAGCGCGCTGCTGGGCAAGGCGCTCGGCGCCATCGCCTCGTACGCGGAGGCCCGCGACGTGCCGGCCGCCCGCGTCGTCTTCTGCGACGCGGCGGCGTACGACGCCGGCTACGTGCCGCCGGTGGAGATCGCCGGCCGGGTACGGGTCCGGGGACGCGGCGGGACGGTGCTCCAGCCGGGCATCGACCTGCTCCACCGGGCCGGTGACTTCCCGGCGAACGCGCCGGCGCTGGTCATCACCGACGGCTGGCGCGACACCCTCCGCATCCGCCGAGAACACGCCTTCCTGATCCCGCAGGGTGCGTCCTTGCCGTTCACCCCCAGGGGTCCGGTCTTCCGCCTGACGTGA
- a CDS encoding ATP-binding protein produces MQAAVTVTPAQIPELLLGLATVRPVFLWGAPGIGKSSLVRRFADSLGLECVSLLGTQLAPEDLIGVPQIRDGRSVFCPPEAIARDEPYCLFLDELNAASPDVQKAFYSLILDRRIGSYELPAGSIVIGAGNRATDNALARPIASALVNRLTHVHLQASAEDWLVWAGEHGIHPWVTDYLTDRPDHLWSQPPKTEEPFSTPRSWHMLSDALHSFGPAIDENTLKVVVHGTLTPAHAVSFCGYAKIVRHTFGIEAILKGDASWPSRLEDRDLLYYLAEAFRGRLVKELPRQKEHVSPSLRQTVYRSKSLLVQLAEISVEVAQTVIADDVDGQPVLPAWFLVEAARDMPRLVEARR; encoded by the coding sequence GTGCAGGCTGCCGTCACCGTCACTCCCGCCCAGATTCCCGAGCTGCTGCTCGGACTCGCCACCGTGCGGCCCGTGTTCCTCTGGGGAGCGCCCGGAATCGGCAAGTCGTCGCTGGTGCGGCGGTTCGCCGACTCGCTGGGGCTGGAGTGCGTGAGTCTGCTCGGCACGCAGCTCGCCCCGGAGGACCTGATCGGGGTGCCGCAGATCCGTGACGGACGGTCCGTGTTCTGCCCGCCGGAGGCCATCGCGCGGGACGAGCCGTACTGCCTGTTCCTCGACGAGCTCAACGCCGCGAGCCCCGATGTGCAGAAGGCGTTCTACTCGCTGATCCTCGACCGGCGGATCGGCTCCTACGAGCTGCCCGCGGGCTCGATCGTCATCGGCGCGGGGAACCGCGCCACCGACAACGCCCTCGCCCGTCCCATCGCGTCCGCGCTGGTCAACCGGCTCACCCACGTCCATCTTCAGGCGTCGGCGGAGGACTGGCTGGTGTGGGCCGGCGAGCACGGCATCCACCCGTGGGTGACGGACTACCTCACCGACCGGCCCGACCACCTCTGGTCGCAACCGCCGAAGACGGAGGAGCCGTTCTCCACGCCCCGCTCGTGGCACATGCTGTCCGACGCGCTGCACTCCTTCGGGCCGGCCATCGACGAGAACACTCTCAAGGTCGTCGTCCACGGCACGCTCACGCCCGCGCACGCCGTCTCCTTCTGCGGCTACGCGAAGATCGTGCGCCACACCTTCGGCATCGAGGCGATCCTCAAGGGCGACGCATCCTGGCCCTCGCGGCTCGAGGACCGGGACCTGCTCTACTACCTGGCCGAGGCGTTCCGCGGGCGGCTGGTGAAGGAGCTTCCCCGGCAGAAGGAGCACGTGTCGCCCTCGCTGCGGCAGACCGTCTACCGCTCCAAGTCGCTGCTGGTGCAGCTCGCGGAGATCTCCGTCGAGGTCGCCCAGACCGTCATCGCCGACGACGTCGACGGGCAGCCGGTGCTGCCCGCCTGGTTCCTCGTCGAGGCCGCACGCGACATGCCGCGACTGGTCGAGGCCCGGCGATGA
- a CDS encoding ATP-binding protein — protein sequence MQPPVTPQQLGTVRVFTQRFSSTPLGARLARHLALHQLHAWGIRHGTDVSDTVALLVAELAANAVTHGRVPGRDFELRLTRTPPTLRIEVSDTRGERRPPSRAAVPAPLAESGRGLLLVEALADRWVVLDRVPVGKTVRAELDLGGAVAP from the coding sequence ATGCAACCACCCGTGACGCCCCAACAGCTGGGCACCGTACGTGTGTTCACCCAGCGCTTCAGCTCCACGCCGCTCGGCGCCCGGCTCGCCCGGCACCTCGCCCTGCACCAGCTCCACGCCTGGGGCATCCGGCACGGAACCGACGTCTCCGACACCGTCGCGCTCCTCGTGGCCGAGCTCGCGGCGAACGCGGTGACGCACGGGCGCGTGCCGGGCCGGGACTTCGAGCTGCGCCTCACCCGTACGCCGCCGACGCTGCGCATCGAGGTCTCGGACACGCGCGGCGAGCGCCGGCCACCGTCACGCGCCGCCGTCCCGGCACCCCTCGCGGAGAGCGGGCGGGGGCTGCTGCTGGTGGAAGCGCTGGCGGACCGGTGGGTGGTGCTGGACCGCGTGCCGGTGGGGAAGACCGTGCGCGCGGAGCTGGACCTGGGCGGTGCCGTGGCTCCATGA
- a CDS encoding helix-turn-helix domain-containing protein — protein sequence MTETETAGTSGGGEPEVSESLKSFGEVVKAFRKRARLTQEEFAPLVRYSLPTVASIEQGRRFPPVDFVDRAEEVLDAFGTLKGAARHLSRKPGLASWFRQWAQLEAEAVSLYTYECRLIPGLLQTEAYAQRLFRDQLPPLGDEQIEAQMAARKERQRLLTERPNTAYSFIVEEHLLRRQLDGERTTRELVDHLIRLAERRNIELQIMPVVRDSHAGLDGPMRLLETSDNHWLAYCEGQESGRLIHDRKVVSMLQMRYARMRSQALTLPDSLGLLRQMRGAA from the coding sequence ATGACGGAGACGGAGACAGCGGGCACGTCGGGGGGCGGGGAACCCGAGGTGTCGGAGAGCCTGAAGTCGTTCGGGGAGGTCGTCAAGGCCTTCCGTAAACGGGCTCGGCTGACGCAGGAGGAGTTCGCGCCGCTGGTGCGGTACTCGCTGCCCACGGTGGCGTCGATCGAGCAGGGCCGCCGGTTCCCGCCGGTGGACTTCGTGGACCGTGCGGAGGAGGTGCTCGACGCGTTCGGGACGCTCAAGGGCGCGGCGCGGCATCTGTCACGGAAGCCGGGGCTGGCGAGCTGGTTCCGGCAGTGGGCGCAGCTGGAGGCGGAGGCGGTGAGCCTCTACACCTACGAATGCCGGTTGATCCCGGGCCTGTTGCAGACGGAGGCGTACGCGCAGCGGCTGTTCCGGGACCAGTTGCCGCCGCTCGGCGACGAGCAGATCGAGGCGCAGATGGCGGCGAGGAAGGAACGGCAGCGGTTGCTGACCGAGCGCCCCAACACCGCGTACAGCTTCATCGTCGAGGAGCATCTGCTGCGCAGGCAGCTGGACGGGGAGCGGACGACCCGGGAGCTGGTGGACCACCTGATCCGCCTCGCGGAACGCCGCAACATCGAGCTGCAGATCATGCCGGTGGTGCGGGACAGCCACGCGGGGCTGGACGGCCCCATGCGCTTGCTGGAGACCTCGGACAACCATTGGCTGGCCTACTGCGAGGGGCAGGAGAGCGGGCGGCTCATCCACGACCGGAAAGTGGTCAGCATGCTCCAGATGCGGTATGCCAGGATGCGATCGCAGGCTCTCACCCTTCCGGACTCCCTGGGCCTGCTACGGCAGATGCGAGGAGCGGCATGA
- a CDS encoding DUF397 domain-containing protein, translated as MSATTELAWFKSSYSGGSGDDCVEVALSWHKSSYSSGSGDDCVEVAACPTTVHVRDSKVTDGPRLALASTAWTDFVRLATGTPE; from the coding sequence ATGAGCGCCACCACCGAACTGGCCTGGTTCAAGAGCAGTTACAGCGGCGGCTCCGGCGACGACTGCGTCGAAGTCGCTTTGTCCTGGCACAAGTCCAGCTACAGCAGTGGCTCGGGCGACGACTGCGTCGAGGTCGCCGCCTGCCCCACCACCGTCCACGTCCGCGACTCCAAGGTCACCGACGGGCCCCGGCTCGCCCTCGCGTCCACCGCCTGGACGGACTTCGTCCGCCTCGCCACCGGCACCCCGGAGTGA
- a CDS encoding lipase family protein, with protein MNRRAAGLLATAVVAALTVGTAPAATAAPTTATAYAQTNTVTSDPFYRYDGSKPLSSYKPGDVLKKRTLDYHVIGIPTPVKAIQLLYRSTDAQGRPSANVTTVVRSHVGDGSKAVSYQSFYDSLDPEHGPSRAIAGDVSLGGMIANVEAVVMAPMLLKGYDLVIPDTEGQTAEFAAGPAYGTNTLDSIRASIRAEGSRLHGGTEFGLFGYSGGAIATNWAVALAPVYAPEVNEQLVGFAEGGVLVAPAHNLKYVDGSLAWNGVIPMAVIGVARAYDIDLEPYLSEKGREVFDELEYASIADALGRYPGMTWKELVKPGYENPNAIPAFTEAVNKVNLGQAATPTVPGFIGQGNAGRLEGTFGNPPGIGTGDGVMVAGDVRALARQYCATGNEAITYEQYNLLSHVGAMLYWTPRAMNWLDDRFDGETAPSSCGRIPAGNSLEPERPAVAD; from the coding sequence ATGAACCGGAGAGCCGCCGGCCTGCTGGCCACCGCCGTTGTCGCTGCACTCACCGTCGGCACTGCGCCGGCCGCGACCGCCGCGCCCACCACAGCCACCGCGTACGCACAGACGAACACGGTGACGTCCGACCCGTTCTACCGCTACGACGGCAGCAAGCCGCTGTCCTCGTACAAGCCGGGTGACGTACTGAAGAAGCGCACGCTGGACTACCACGTCATCGGAATCCCCACGCCGGTGAAGGCGATCCAGCTGCTCTACCGCTCGACCGACGCCCAGGGCCGGCCGTCGGCCAACGTGACCACGGTGGTCCGCAGCCATGTCGGCGACGGCAGCAAGGCCGTGTCGTACCAGTCGTTCTACGACTCCCTCGACCCGGAGCACGGCCCCTCCCGGGCCATCGCCGGTGACGTCTCCCTCGGCGGGATGATCGCCAACGTCGAGGCCGTCGTCATGGCGCCGATGCTGCTCAAGGGGTACGACCTCGTCATCCCGGACACCGAGGGCCAGACCGCCGAGTTCGCCGCAGGTCCGGCGTACGGGACGAACACGCTGGACTCGATCCGGGCGAGTATCCGCGCCGAGGGGTCCCGCCTGCACGGCGGAACGGAGTTCGGCCTGTTCGGCTACTCCGGCGGCGCCATCGCCACCAACTGGGCGGTCGCCCTGGCCCCGGTGTATGCGCCCGAGGTCAACGAGCAGCTGGTCGGCTTCGCCGAGGGAGGAGTGCTCGTCGCCCCGGCGCACAACCTGAAGTATGTCGACGGCTCCCTCGCGTGGAACGGCGTGATCCCGATGGCGGTCATCGGCGTCGCCCGCGCGTACGACATCGACCTCGAGCCCTACCTGAGCGAGAAGGGCCGCGAGGTCTTCGACGAGCTCGAGTACGCGTCGATCGCCGACGCGCTGGGCCGCTATCCGGGGATGACCTGGAAGGAGCTGGTGAAGCCGGGGTACGAGAACCCGAACGCCATTCCCGCCTTCACCGAGGCGGTCAACAAGGTCAACCTCGGCCAGGCCGCCACCCCGACCGTCCCCGGGTTCATCGGGCAGGGCAACGCGGGCCGGCTGGAGGGGACGTTCGGCAACCCGCCGGGCATCGGCACGGGCGACGGCGTCATGGTCGCCGGCGATGTGCGGGCGCTGGCCCGCCAGTACTGCGCGACGGGCAACGAGGCGATCACGTACGAGCAGTACAACCTGCTCAGCCACGTCGGCGCCATGCTGTACTGGACGCCGCGCGCGATGAACTGGCTGGACGACCGCTTCGACGGCGAGACCGCCCCGAGCAGTTGCGGCCGCATCCCGGCCGGCAACTCGCTCGAGCCGGAGCGGCCGGCCGTCGCCGACTGA